The Herbaspirillum sp. RTI4 genome has a segment encoding these proteins:
- a CDS encoding amino acid aminotransferase, giving the protein MFAHLPPYAGDPILGLMDVYRRDPRPEKANLGIGIYTDENGVVPILPSVLAVSAELQAAAAPYTYLPMEGLASYRQAVAELIFGDALPDEAHLAVVQTPGGSGALKVGADFLHRFFPTMPVWIPDPTWDNHIGIFEGAGVEVQRYPYYDAATGALAFDKMLDCFDRLAPGTLVLLHPCCHNPTGIDPDRAQWTQIIDLLERRRLLPFFDLAYQGFAENLEQDVWPVRECVRRGMNFLLANSFSKIFSLYGERCGALSVFCPADGQATNVLGQLKQSIRRNYSSPPMHGAMIVSHILHHPELRRQWEGEVAHMRERIRHMRVALHAGLSAALPDRDVGFLLRQNGMFGYTGLSEQQVERLRERHAVYAIATGRICLAGVNQGNLAHVCAALAEVMHA; this is encoded by the coding sequence ATGTTTGCCCATTTACCCCCCTACGCTGGTGACCCGATTCTGGGCTTGATGGATGTCTACCGGCGCGATCCACGGCCTGAAAAAGCCAATCTCGGCATCGGTATTTATACCGACGAAAACGGCGTCGTTCCTATTTTGCCCTCGGTGCTGGCGGTCAGTGCCGAGCTGCAAGCAGCCGCTGCACCCTATACCTACCTGCCGATGGAGGGGCTGGCCAGCTACCGGCAGGCGGTGGCCGAGTTGATTTTTGGCGATGCGCTGCCGGATGAAGCGCATCTGGCCGTGGTGCAAACGCCGGGCGGTTCCGGGGCGCTCAAAGTAGGGGCCGATTTCCTGCATCGTTTCTTCCCGACCATGCCGGTCTGGATTCCCGATCCCACCTGGGACAATCACATCGGCATTTTCGAAGGCGCTGGTGTGGAGGTGCAGCGCTATCCTTATTACGATGCCGCCACCGGCGCGCTGGCTTTTGACAAGATGCTGGACTGCTTCGACCGGCTGGCTCCCGGCACGCTCGTCCTGCTCCATCCTTGCTGCCATAACCCCACCGGCATCGATCCCGATCGGGCGCAATGGACGCAGATCATCGACCTGCTCGAACGGCGTCGCTTGCTGCCGTTTTTCGATCTGGCCTATCAGGGTTTTGCTGAGAATCTGGAGCAGGATGTCTGGCCGGTGAGGGAATGCGTACGGCGCGGCATGAATTTCTTGCTGGCCAATTCGTTTTCCAAGATTTTCTCGCTGTATGGCGAACGCTGCGGCGCGCTCAGTGTGTTTTGCCCCGCCGACGGACAAGCGACGAATGTACTGGGACAACTGAAGCAGTCTATCCGCCGCAATTATTCCAGTCCCCCTATGCATGGGGCAATGATCGTCAGCCATATCCTGCACCATCCCGAGCTGCGGCGGCAGTGGGAGGGCGAAGTTGCGCACATGCGCGAGCGCATCCGACACATGCGTGTGGCCTTGCATGCCGGTTTGTCGGCAGCCTTGCCGGATCGCGATGTCGGCTTTCTGCTCCGGCAAAACGGCATGTTCGGCTATACCGGCTTGTCTGAGCAGCAGGTCGAG
- a CDS encoding 3-(methylthio)propionyl-CoA ligase: MTCLMMNYPLLISSIIRHADTNHGDTAIVSYASDGTRHEYTYADAHRRSRMLANALTAQGCKTGDRIGTLAWNGYRHLELYYAISGSGAVCHTINPRLFLSQIAYIINHADDQLIFFDTSFLKLVEDLIPLCQGVKEWIVLSDTLPEATPAASASGVSYLNYEQLIESQSDQYDWPALDENTASGLCYTSGTTGNPKGVLYSHRSSVLHAITAALPDAFNISARDTVMPVSPMFHVMAWGMPYCAPAMGAKLVLPGSNLDGASLHRVCEAEQVTISAGVPTIWFGLIAHLQNNNVRLSSLQRVVIGGAACPPSLIQTMQALGVEPIHAWGMTETSPLSTVSKLKSKHGSLPVAASNALLAKQGRPLFGVELKIVDENHVPLPKNGVAFGELMIRGAWIAGGYFGAENRDALRDGWFPTGDVATLDADGFMHITDRSKDVIKSGGEWISSIELENVAVAHPAISEAAAVGIYHEKWGERPLLVAVRKAGMEVERRELLSYFEGKVAKWSIPDDVVFVDQLPHTATGKLLKTALRADFREHLWPKV, translated from the coding sequence TTGACTTGCCTGATGATGAATTACCCGCTGCTGATTTCCTCAATCATCCGCCATGCCGATACCAATCACGGCGATACCGCCATCGTTTCCTACGCCAGCGATGGCACCCGCCACGAATACACCTATGCCGATGCCCACCGCCGTTCCCGCATGCTGGCCAACGCGCTGACGGCGCAGGGCTGCAAGACCGGCGACCGCATCGGTACGCTGGCCTGGAACGGCTACCGGCATCTGGAACTGTATTACGCCATCTCCGGCTCGGGCGCGGTTTGCCATACCATCAACCCGCGCCTGTTCCTCTCGCAAATCGCCTACATCATCAATCACGCCGACGATCAGCTGATCTTTTTTGACACCTCCTTCCTGAAGCTGGTCGAAGATCTGATTCCCTTGTGCCAAGGCGTCAAAGAGTGGATTGTTTTATCGGACACCCTGCCGGAAGCCACGCCCGCTGCATCGGCCTCGGGAGTGAGCTACCTCAATTACGAACAACTGATCGAGTCCCAGTCCGACCAATACGACTGGCCCGCGCTTGATGAAAACACCGCGTCCGGTCTGTGCTACACCTCCGGCACCACCGGCAATCCCAAGGGCGTGCTGTACAGCCACCGCAGCAGCGTCCTGCATGCGATCACAGCGGCGCTGCCGGATGCCTTCAATATTTCGGCGCGTGATACCGTCATGCCGGTTTCTCCTATGTTCCATGTGATGGCGTGGGGCATGCCGTATTGCGCGCCCGCCATGGGAGCCAAGCTGGTACTGCCCGGCTCCAATCTCGACGGTGCCAGCCTGCATCGCGTCTGTGAGGCGGAACAAGTGACCATCAGCGCCGGAGTGCCGACCATCTGGTTTGGACTCATTGCCCATCTGCAAAATAACAATGTGCGTTTAAGCAGTCTGCAACGGGTGGTGATCGGCGGCGCGGCCTGCCCGCCCTCGCTGATCCAGACCATGCAGGCGCTGGGAGTCGAGCCCATCCACGCCTGGGGCATGACAGAAACCAGTCCGCTCTCCACCGTCAGCAAACTCAAGAGCAAACATGGCAGCCTGCCGGTCGCGGCCAGCAACGCCTTGCTGGCGAAACAAGGCCGTCCTTTGTTCGGCGTGGAATTGAAAATCGTCGATGAAAACCACGTTCCCCTGCCCAAAAACGGCGTGGCGTTCGGCGAACTGATGATCCGCGGCGCCTGGATTGCCGGCGGCTATTTCGGCGCGGAAAACCGCGACGCCCTGCGCGATGGCTGGTTTCCGACCGGCGACGTGGCCACCCTCGACGCCGACGGCTTCATGCACATTACCGACCGCTCCAAGGATGTTATTAAATCCGGCGGGGAATGGATCAGCTCGATCGAACTGGAAAATGTCGCCGTCGCGCATCCGGCCATCAGCGAAGCGGCGGCGGTCGGCATCTATCACGAAAAATGGGGGGAACGGCCCTTGCTGGTTGCGGTGCGCAAGGCGGGCATGGAAGTCGAACGACGCGAGCTGCTCAGCTATTTCGAAGGCAAAGTGGCGAAATGGTCTATCCCTGACGATGTGGTCTTCGTCGATCAATTACCGCACACGGCCACAGGAAAATTATTGAAAACCGCGTTGCGCGCCGACTTTCGCGAACATCTCTGGCCGAAGGTGTGA